CTTATTGGCAGCATCATCAAAGCGCTTGCTTTGCGCCTGTACTTCGGCGCGCAGCGTCCAGGCATCCAGAGTGATGCCTGCATAGACTTGGCCAGAGTATTTGGCTCGGTGGGCTAATTCATTACCTTTGTTGGCACCATTCGATTCATCGCTGCCTTTTAGATAATCGTAGCTCAAGCCTGCCTGCATCTCGTTTGCCTTCCAATCGGTCGTGAGCGTTACGCCTTGCATTTCGGCTAGTGCTACATTACTTGGGATCCGTCTGTCTGGATTAGTGAGTGTTGGCGCCGATGCCCATTGGATTAAGTTTGAGACACGGTTTTTGTACACAGTTAAAGATGAACTGAGCTCTTTGCCATTAAAGCGCACAAACATTTCCTTATTTATTGATTGTTCAGGCAATAGATTTGGGTTGCCTGAGTTGGGCCAATATAAATCATTAAATGTTGGCGCTTTAAATGCAGTACCAAAGCTGGTACCTACTTGCCAAGCATCACTTAGCTCTAAAGAAAATGCGGCGCTGCCGGTGTTTTTACGCCCAGACAAGGAGTTGTCATCGCTGCGTGCATTGAATTGCATAGAGAAAATATTGAAGCGGCCCAAATAGCCTGCTTGCAAGCTATTAATTCTGCGTTGATCCTGATCGTATTTTTGATCGCCGCTTACTTTTTGCTCTAAAGTTTCTGCGCCCAGCTGGAATGTACCTGCACGGGTATCAAAATCATTCATCCATGACCATTGGGTTTGGGTGGTCTGGATTTTGGATGTTTTATCGGTGTAGTCGTTAAAGGCTTTGGGCGTGAAGTTTTTATTTTCATCGATGCTATAGCCAAATTTGAGCATGCTGCTCCAATTGGGCATCAGTTGATTTTTAGTCCAAATATTAGCGCTGCCATTTTTGCTTTCTTCTCGGTAGTCATAGCTTTGTGCCAAAGGTCTGTCATTGGCATCGCTGACTGAGCTGTCGTACTGATTTTTGCCCCATGCTTGCAGCAGGCTTGCCCCTAATTCATTCTCTTCATTGATTTTGTGTCTTACAGATAAAGCCACGCTATTGTTTTCATAGCCATCGTTATCATCGTAAAAGCTCGAGTTTTGACGATTTGTAATGGCATTTATCCCCTCCGTTTTGAAATGAGCCACGCTCAATGTATAGCGGGTATCTTCGTTACCACCTGAAATACCGGCATTGGCATCCACCGTATTATTGCTGCCATAGCCAATCTCAATGCTAGGGTGGAAACCTTTCTGGCCTGGCTTGGTAAAGATTTGAATCACGCCACCAATCGCATCTGAGCCATACATGCTGGCCGCTGGGCCGCGCAAAATTTCAATACGATCGATCTGTGCAAGGGGTATGTGTTGCAGCGCTGCGCTGCCTGATGTGGCAGAGCCAAAACGAATACCATCAATCAGCACCAAAGTATGTTTTGAGCTATTGCCTCGGATAAATATGCTGCTACTTTTTCCTGCGCCACCATTGCTGGAGATTTGCACACCCGGCTGGCGAGCGAGTAATTCTGGCAGGCTGATTGCACCTGCTGTTTCAATGGCTTTTTGATCAATGACGGTTACATCGCCGATGACTTCTTTGGCGGCTTGTGGTAAGCGGGCTGCGGTAGTAACAACGGCGGGTAGTTGAATCGTCTCAGCTTGTGCACAGATGCTGGCGATTAAAAGGCTTAATGGGGCGATACGAAATAGCATGACTCTCTCCTGAGTGCCACACCCGCTGTGTGGCGATGATAGCAGCAGGGGGAGCAGGAGATGATGCACGGCCAAAGCGCGATGAATCTCACCCGCTTCGTGCACCCTGCCGCGCGTTGGTTGCTTTTGCTGAGTGTCAGCAAAGGTCTAAGGCCGGTCTCCGGGCTTGCAAGAGTCACTATCGATTTGGAAAAACCGATAGATCAATACACCGCCTTCCCATCTTATTTAGACAGTGGCTGTAGGTGTATTTACGCTTGCTTACCGTTGCAGGGGCAGCACAGGATTTAAACCTGTTTCCCGTTTCACTCGTGTTGAGCACCTTGTAAAGGCGGGATTGTATACCTCCTTGTCATTCCTTGCCTTTCGGTTCTAAGTCATATTTATTTAGGCATTGGTAAGTATTTGAAATATGGGCAAGCACGGCAAAAAAAACGCCAAGCATAGAGCGTGGCGTTGTTTGGAGCAAGCTGCGTTTAGTGCTGCAAAATCTTGGATAAGAATAGTTGCGCACGCTCGGAGCGGGTTTGGTTAAAGAATTCGTCCTTGCTGGCGTCTTCCACAATATGGCCTTGATCCATAAAGATCACCCGTGTGGCCACTTTACGGGCAAAGCCCATTTCGTGGGTTACGCACATCATGGTCATCCCTTCTTGAGCTAGCTCTACCATCACATCCAATACTTCATTGACCATTTCTGGGTCAAGTGCGGAGGTTGGCTCATCAAACAGCATGGCTATCGGGTCCATTGCGAGCGCGCGGGCGATGGCTACGCGCTGCTGCTGGCCGCCAGAAAGTTGGCCTGGATATTTACTGGCTTGGGCTTTGAGGCCAACACGCTCAAGCAGTTTTAGGCCTTTTTCCATCGCTTCATCCATGCTGCGGCCGAGTACGCGTTGCTGAGCAAGGCAGAGATTATCTGTGATGGATAAGTGTGGGAACAGCTCAAAGTTTTGAAAAACCATGCCAACTTTAGAGCGTAATTTTGGTAAATCAGTTTTAGGATCGCCCACTGAGGTGTCGCCAATCAGAATCTTGCCTGACTGAAATGGCTCTAAGCCGTTAACACACTTAATGAGCGTAGATTTGCCTGAGCCAGAAGGCCCGCAAACTACAATGACTTCACCTTTTTTTACTTCGGTGCTGCAGTCGGTTAGCACTTGAAAGCTACCGTACCATTTATTGATGTTCTGAATTGAAATCATACTGCTAACCTCTTTTGCAAACGGTGCTGAAGCATGGCGTCAGCGAGTGTATGGGTAACGCTACCGTTTTACCGGTAATCATACTGCAAGTTTTTTCTGCAAACGCTTCACAATCATGGATGCACTAAAGCTAATCAGGAAGTAAACCGCACCAGCAAGTAGTAAGAATTCATGCGGCTGGCCAACAATATCGCCTTTAGAGCGGGCGGTATTGAGAAAATCCATCAGGCCGACGGCATAAACCAAGGATGTATCTTGAAACAAGATAATGCTTTGCATCAAGAGTAAAGGCATCATTTTGCGAAAGGCTTGCGGCAAAATAATTAAGCGCATTGCTTGGCTGTAAGTCATTCCCAAGGCGTAGGCTGCATTGGCTTGGCCTTTTGATATCGATTGAATTCCTGCCCGTACAATTTCGCAGTAATAAGCGGCTTCAAACATCATAAATGCGATTAAGCAGGAGGTAAACGCACCAATTGGCGTGGGCCTTCCAGTAATCCAGCCAATAATAAAGGGCACCATAAAGTAAAACCAAGTGATGACCAGAAGGAGTGGGATGGAGCGGAAATAATTAACATAAAAACCAGCCAGTTTGGATAAAACTGGATTACTCGACATACGTGCCAGAGCCAACAAAGTGCCTAAGGCTACACCTCCTAAAACGGCAAAAAAAAGCAGCTCTAGCGTGAGGATCATGCCTTCAACAAGGCCTGGCAGGGCTGGAACGATATTTGATAAATCCATTTTATTTTCCTCCCAGCGACATCAGGCCAGGCACGCTGGTTTTCTTTTCTACCCAGCGCATAAACACCATTAAGCTCATATTGAGTGTGAAATAAATAATGGTGGCAAGGGTAAATGCTTCAAACAAATTAGCGGTAAATTCAGCCGTTTGTTTGGTTTGTGCCAGTAATTCCATCAGCCCAATTAAGGAGGCAACGGATGAATTTTTAAACACGTTTAAGAATTCTGACGTGAGTGGTGGAATAATAATACGAAACGCTTGCGGCAATAACACGTGGCGATAAGTCTGAGCAATATTTAAACCCAGTGCATATCCTGCATTAACTTGCCCTTTAGGGAGTGCTTGAATGCCGGTGCGAACCTGCTCACAAACCCGTGCCGAGGTAAATAAGCCTAAACAAACAACCACGCTGATAAAGGCGGATGTGGATGGTTTAATATCTTGTTTAAACCAAATTTGCAGTGATTCAGGTAGAAAGTCTGGTACTAAGAAATACCAAATAAACAATTGTACAAGCAGCGGAATATTACGGAACAGCTCTACATAGGCGCTGGCAATACCAGAAATCCAGCGATTTGGCAGCGTGCGTGCTACGCCCATTACTGTGCCTAAAATCAGCGCAATAATCCACGCGGATAAAGCCAGTGCAAGTGTCCAGCCAAGACCAGAAACAAACCAATCTAAATAAACTTCACTACCGATACCGGTGGGCTTAAAAAAAACGCCCCAATCCCAGTTGTAATTCATACGCTGTCTCCGAAGGAATCAGGGAGGCCCTAAAGCCTCCCTGATGTTTTTGGCTAAATAAAACCGGCCTTTTACATCTGTTCTGCGGATTTATCTGTTGGGTTGGCGATCAATTTTTTCAGATCTTCGCTCATTGGGAAATTAAGATTTAAGTTTTTTGGCGGAATGGGTTGGGTAAACCAGCGCGCATAAACGGCTTTGATTCGGCCGCTCTTATAAAGATCAACGATGGACTCATCAACCAGTTTTTTAAACTGTGGATCATCTTTACGTAGCATGCAGCCATAGATTTCATTGGATTGGGCGGTGCCTACAATCGCCCAATCTGTTGGTGATTTTGCTTTAGCAATTTCACCTGCCAACAGCGCATCGTCCATCATAAAGGCCGCTGCACGGTTTGATTCCAGCATCAGGAAGGATTCACCGTGATCCTTAGCACTGATGATATTCATATTCATTTTCTTTTCTTCATTCATCTTTTTAATTAGACGTTCTGAAGTAGTACCTGCGGTGGTTACCACATTCTTACCCGCTAAATCAGTGAATTCTTTAATGCCGGTTTTTTTATTGGTTAGTAAGCGCGTGCCAATTTCAAAAATCCCATTAGAGAAGGCAACTTGCTTTTGGCGTTCTACATTATTAGTTGTGGAGCCACATTCCAAATCAACCGTACCATTTTGTACTAATGGAATACGGGTTTGTGAAGTCACTAGGTTATAGCGAACTTCAATAAATGGCATATTGAGTTTTTTCTTGATGGCTTCTGCAATGTGATTTGCTACTTCAACCGAGTACCCAATTGGGCGTTGGCTATTGTCTAGATAGGAGAAGGGAATGGATGAGTCGCGATGGCCTAGCACCAACGTTTTTGTTTCTTTAATCTTTTTTAAAGTACCGGTTAATTCTTCAGCTTGCGCTGTTGCGGTAAAAAGAGTAGCTACAGCCAAAACAAGCAACAATTTCTTCATGAGTGTTCTCCATCAATAGCGGGGATCTGTATTGTTTTCAGTATAGGCATGCTGAAAGAATATGACCTGTGGGGATACTCCCTAGTGTTTCAAACAAAACGGCCCACATGGGGCCGTTTTTATTATGACTTACAAATATTACTGCTGCATAGGCGCTAAAATCTGACGTAGAAATTGTTTAGCCCTGTCGTGCTGCGGGTTGGTAAAGAAGGTTTCTGGATGAGCATCTTCTAAAACCACGCCTTGATCGAGGAATAATACGCGGTCTGCCACTTCGCGGGCAAAGCCCATTTCGTGGGTCACTACCATCATCGTCATGCCAGATTCGGCCAAAGTTTTCATCACTTGCAATACTTCACCGATCATTTCTGGATCAAGTGCAGAGGTAGGCTCGTCAAACAGCATGACTTTGGGGTTCATGGCGAGTCCACGGGCAATCGCCACCCGTTGCTGCTGCCCACCCGATAAATTAGATGGATAGGCGTCTTTTTTATCCGAAAGGCCCACGCGTTCGAGTAGGGTGAGTGCCTGTGCCTCGGCGTCAGCCTTGCTCATGCCTTTTACTTGAATTGGGGCAAGCGTGATGTTTTCTAGCACAGATAAATGTGGGTAGAGATTAAAGTGCTGAAATACAAATCCAACTTCGGCACGTAGCTTATTGATATCGGTTTTAGGGCTAGTGACTTGTACATCACCAACCCAGATTTCGCCATCGTTGATGGGCTCTAGTTGATTGATCGTGCGAATAAGGGTGGATTTACCTGAGCCAGATGGGCCGCAAACCACGACGACCTCGCCTTGTTTCACTTCTAGGCTGATATTTTTGAGCACGTGGTGGTCACGGCCATACCATTTATTTACATGATTAAATTTGATCATCGGCTTGGATTGGGTCATGGCAAGAGGCCTGATTCTGTTAAATATGAGGTGGTGTTGGCTAGGCGGGGAAACCCTAGCAGCCTGTCGGACTTAAGACTGATCTACTACGGAAAAGCCGGATTTGGCCATATTTCACGCATTTTCTCGTTGAATAGCCAGCTATTCGCCTCAAAAACCCACGAAATCTGTCTCAAACCGGTCTTTCCCTCGCTACGATCGCTTAAGTCCGACAGACCCTAGGCCGATGTTTGGGGCGAGTTAAACCCGCCTTACAATTTATCGGCCCGCTGCAATTAGGTAGTTGCTGAGCGCTACGTATTGCGCAAGCGTCACGTTTTCAGGGCGGCAGCTTGGAGGAATCGCAAGGGCTTCTAGCTCGGCATCGGTGGCAATGCCTTTTACGTTGTTGCGTAGGGTTTTTCGGCGCTGACCAAAGCTTTGCGCCACCAATTTTTGCAGGTGCTCATAGCTGCTAGCCATACTTGGCAGCTCAGCCCAAGGCACCATACGCACGATGGATGAATCAACTTTGGGTGGAGGGAAGAAGGCTTCTGGTGGCACGTCGAATACGCGTTCCATATTAAAACGGTACTGCAACATAATGCTAAGGCGGCCATAGTCGGAGGTGGAAGGCTCTGCCACCATGCGATCAACGACTTCTTTTTGCAGCATAAAATGCATGTCAAAAATAGATTCACCGAAGCTAGCCAGATGAAACAGTAGTGGGGTGGAAATATTGTAAGGCAAGTTGCCGATCAGGCGGATTTTGCTACCAAGGGCGATTTCTGCCGCTAAAGCACCAAAGTCAAAGTTCAGCGCATCCACATTGTGGATAACTAGTTTTTCTGGGGAAAACTTTTCTGATAAATGCGCCACGATATCGCGGTCGATTTCCACTACATGTAGGGTATCGGTGCGATCCATTAGTGGCATGGTGAGTGCGGCAAGGCCGGGGCCAATCTCAACCAGTACATCGCCTTTTTTTGGGCTGACGGAGTTGATGATGTCGTTGATTACGCTTTGGTCTTGTAAAAAATTTTGCCCGAAACGTTTACGGGGAATATGTGAAGAAGCCATTAATTAGTTCCAGCAGCGCTCAAATCATAAAACGTGAACGCATAGTTTGGTGGGTTTGGCGGGATAAGCCGCCGAAGTAAAAGCATGAGGGGTGGTTTTAGCCGCCCAATAAAATAATAATATTTAGCCTTGGCTGGCTGTTGCCAGCTCGATCGCCAACTGGGTGGCGGCGATTAAGCTGCCTGCATCGGCACTGCCTTTGCCAGCTAAATCAAGGGCTGTGCCATGATCGACTGAGGTGCGAATTATCGGTAGGCCAAGAGTGATATTGATGCCAGACCCAAAGCTCGCGTATTTGAGTACGGGTAGCCCTTGATCGTGGTACATCGCCAGCACGGCATCGCCAGAGGCGAGGATATTACGATTAAATAGGGTATCTGCGGGTAATGGCCCGATTAGCGTCATGCCCTCAAGCCTTAGCGCTTCCAATACTGGAGA
This genomic interval from Iodobacter fluviatilis contains the following:
- a CDS encoding amino acid ABC transporter ATP-binding protein encodes the protein MISIQNINKWYGSFQVLTDCSTEVKKGEVIVVCGPSGSGKSTLIKCVNGLEPFQSGKILIGDTSVGDPKTDLPKLRSKVGMVFQNFELFPHLSITDNLCLAQQRVLGRSMDEAMEKGLKLLERVGLKAQASKYPGQLSGGQQQRVAIARALAMDPIAMLFDEPTSALDPEMVNEVLDVMVELAQEGMTMMCVTHEMGFARKVATRVIFMDQGHIVEDASKDEFFNQTRSERAQLFLSKILQH
- a CDS encoding amino acid ABC transporter permease; the protein is MDLSNIVPALPGLVEGMILTLELLFFAVLGGVALGTLLALARMSSNPVLSKLAGFYVNYFRSIPLLLVITWFYFMVPFIIGWITGRPTPIGAFTSCLIAFMMFEAAYYCEIVRAGIQSISKGQANAAYALGMTYSQAMRLIILPQAFRKMMPLLLMQSIILFQDTSLVYAVGLMDFLNTARSKGDIVGQPHEFLLLAGAVYFLISFSASMIVKRLQKKLAV
- the rsmA gene encoding 16S rRNA (adenine(1518)-N(6)/adenine(1519)-N(6))-dimethyltransferase RsmA, encoding MASSHIPRKRFGQNFLQDQSVINDIINSVSPKKGDVLVEIGPGLAALTMPLMDRTDTLHVVEIDRDIVAHLSEKFSPEKLVIHNVDALNFDFGALAAEIALGSKIRLIGNLPYNISTPLLFHLASFGESIFDMHFMLQKEVVDRMVAEPSTSDYGRLSIMLQYRFNMERVFDVPPEAFFPPPKVDSSIVRMVPWAELPSMASSYEHLQKLVAQSFGQRRKTLRNNVKGIATDAELEALAIPPSCRPENVTLAQYVALSNYLIAAGR
- a CDS encoding TonB-dependent receptor domain-containing protein encodes the protein MLFRIAPLSLLIASICAQAETIQLPAVVTTAARLPQAAKEVIGDVTVIDQKAIETAGAISLPELLARQPGVQISSNGGAGKSSSIFIRGNSSKHTLVLIDGIRFGSATSGSAALQHIPLAQIDRIEILRGPAASMYGSDAIGGVIQIFTKPGQKGFHPSIEIGYGSNNTVDANAGISGGNEDTRYTLSVAHFKTEGINAITNRQNSSFYDDNDGYENNSVALSVRHKINEENELGASLLQAWGKNQYDSSVSDANDRPLAQSYDYREESKNGSANIWTKNQLMPNWSSMLKFGYSIDENKNFTPKAFNDYTDKTSKIQTTQTQWSWMNDFDTRAGTFQLGAETLEQKVSGDQKYDQDQRRINSLQAGYLGRFNIFSMQFNARSDDNSLSGRKNTGSAAFSLELSDAWQVGTSFGTAFKAPTFNDLYWPNSGNPNLLPEQSINKEMFVRFNGKELSSSLTVYKNRVSNLIQWASAPTLTNPDRRIPSNVALAEMQGVTLTTDWKANEMQAGLSYDYLKGSDESNGANKGNELAHRAKYSGQVYAGITLDAWTLRAEVQAQSKRFDDAANKKELAGYALTNLSASWKINPTWSMQARINNVFDTKYELIKDYGTLGRNAMLNLRWQH
- a CDS encoding amino acid ABC transporter permease, which translates into the protein MNYNWDWGVFFKPTGIGSEVYLDWFVSGLGWTLALALSAWIIALILGTVMGVARTLPNRWISGIASAYVELFRNIPLLVQLFIWYFLVPDFLPESLQIWFKQDIKPSTSAFISVVVCLGLFTSARVCEQVRTGIQALPKGQVNAGYALGLNIAQTYRHVLLPQAFRIIIPPLTSEFLNVFKNSSVASLIGLMELLAQTKQTAEFTANLFEAFTLATIIYFTLNMSLMVFMRWVEKKTSVPGLMSLGGK
- a CDS encoding amino acid ABC transporter ATP-binding protein, which encodes MIKFNHVNKWYGRDHHVLKNISLEVKQGEVVVVCGPSGSGKSTLIRTINQLEPINDGEIWVGDVQVTSPKTDINKLRAEVGFVFQHFNLYPHLSVLENITLAPIQVKGMSKADAEAQALTLLERVGLSDKKDAYPSNLSGGQQQRVAIARGLAMNPKVMLFDEPTSALDPEMIGEVLQVMKTLAESGMTMMVVTHEMGFAREVADRVLFLDQGVVLEDAHPETFFTNPQHDRAKQFLRQILAPMQQ
- a CDS encoding glutamate/aspartate ABC transporter substrate-binding protein gives rise to the protein MKKLLLVLAVATLFTATAQAEELTGTLKKIKETKTLVLGHRDSSIPFSYLDNSQRPIGYSVEVANHIAEAIKKKLNMPFIEVRYNLVTSQTRIPLVQNGTVDLECGSTTNNVERQKQVAFSNGIFEIGTRLLTNKKTGIKEFTDLAGKNVVTTAGTTSERLIKKMNEEKKMNMNIISAKDHGESFLMLESNRAAAFMMDDALLAGEIAKAKSPTDWAIVGTAQSNEIYGCMLRKDDPQFKKLVDESIVDLYKSGRIKAVYARWFTQPIPPKNLNLNFPMSEDLKKLIANPTDKSAEQM